Proteins encoded together in one Impatiens glandulifera chromosome 1, dImpGla2.1, whole genome shotgun sequence window:
- the LOC124920172 gene encoding uncharacterized protein LOC124920172 has protein sequence MSDPTLPSNSPNQPMSDNPASDGGDPIQEDPLLKSGSFIEPTFKDDHPARNGDVQSPNPLHEAEPSSAQSKRPFKPVSAPERPDWLPEGWGFDFRIRNSGVSAGTYDRVTHFLARFRF, from the coding sequence ATGTCGGATCCAACCCTTCCTTCGAACTCTCCGAACCAGCCTATGTCCGACAATCCAGCTTCCGACGGCGGCGACCCTATTCAGGAGGACCCTCTTCTAAAATCTGGCAGTTTCATTGAGCCAACTTTCAAAGATGACCACCCAGCGCGAAACGGCGATGTGCAAAGCCCTAATCCCCTGCATGAAGCTGAACCATCCTCCGCACAATCGAAGCGCCCTTTCAAACCTGTCTCTGCGCCGGAGAGGCCGGATTGGCTGCCGGAAGGTTGGGGATTTGATTTCAGGATCCGAAACTCCGGTGTCTCTGCAGGGACGTATGATAGGGTAACTCACTTTCTTGCTCGCTtcagattttga